In Thermus caldifontis, one genomic interval encodes:
- the carB gene encoding carbamoyl-phosphate synthase large subunit has product MPPRRDLKKILIIGSGPITIGQAAEFDYSGTQAVKALRGAGYEAILVNSNPATIMTDPELAERTYLEPLTLEYLEKVIAQERPDALLPTLGGQTALNLSMALHEEGILARYGVELIGAKAEAIKKGEDREEFQKAMRKIGLEVPRGQMVSSLEEGLHFAREVGYPVVVRPSFTLGGTGGGIAHSEAELKEILGRGLLLSPVHTALVEESVLGWKEFELEVMRDHADTVVIITSIENVDPMGVHTGDSITVAPAQTLSDVEYQRMRDAAKAVIREIGVDTGGSNIQFAVDPKTGRQVVIEMNPRVSRSSALASKATGFPIAKIAALLAVGYRLDELPNDITRKTPASFEPTIDYVVVKIPRFAFEKFKDLPNTLEGLTDQLGTQMKSVGEVMAIGRTFKEALMKALRGLERDVKALAQVRTEDLEKKLYPNPDRIYAVMELLRRGMPIEDLHQATRIDPWFLYQMQEIVQAEAWLQAHPPRDREDWRFYKGLGLTDARMGEILGRKEGEVRSERKALGVVPVYKTVDTCAAEFEAYTPYHYSTYELEDEVWPTQKPKVVILGSGPIRIGQGVEFDYATVHAVWALREAGYETLMVNSNPETVSTDYDTADRLYFEPLTLEDVLNLVEHEKPLGVIATLGGQTPLKLAKGLEEAGVRLLGTPFAAIHKAEDRQEFHRLCRELGIPQPEGRVAATPEEALRLAQEVGFPLLARPSYVLGGRAMRVLHSQEELKRYLEEVYEPLQDKPSILLDRYLEGALELDVDALCDGEEVMIAGVMEHVERAGVHSGDSATVLPPVHLSPAALEKVKAYTRRLALALGVKGLLNVQYAVLGEEVYILEANPRASRTVPFVSKAIGIPLAKLAALIAVGKSLKELGVRNLEPVPPYYAVKEVVIPWLKFPGVIPVLGPEMRSTGESMGLDEDPYLAYYKAELGAGQRLPLFGRVRFLEEGLPEKEQARLEEVRRAYLAAGFTLSHEDYDLLISPTPHPELRRAVEKGLPFITTLEGAWWSLKAILRAREKGTRARSLQEWHGTLQRA; this is encoded by the coding sequence ATGCCGCCGAGAAGAGACCTCAAGAAAATCCTCATCATCGGTTCCGGGCCCATCACCATCGGCCAGGCTGCGGAGTTTGACTACTCGGGCACCCAGGCGGTGAAGGCCCTAAGGGGTGCGGGGTACGAGGCCATCCTGGTCAACTCCAACCCCGCCACCATCATGACCGACCCCGAGCTGGCCGAGCGCACCTACCTGGAACCCCTGACCCTGGAGTACCTGGAAAAGGTGATCGCCCAGGAACGCCCCGACGCCCTCCTGCCCACCTTGGGGGGCCAGACCGCCTTGAACCTCTCCATGGCCCTCCACGAGGAAGGCATCCTCGCCCGCTACGGGGTGGAGCTTATTGGGGCCAAGGCGGAGGCCATCAAGAAGGGGGAAGACCGGGAGGAGTTCCAGAAGGCCATGCGGAAGATCGGCCTCGAGGTGCCCCGGGGCCAGATGGTGAGTAGCCTGGAGGAGGGCCTGCACTTCGCCCGGGAGGTGGGCTATCCCGTGGTGGTCCGCCCCTCCTTCACCCTGGGGGGCACCGGGGGCGGCATCGCCCACAGCGAGGCGGAGCTAAAGGAAATCCTGGGCCGGGGCCTCCTCCTTTCCCCGGTGCACACCGCCTTGGTGGAGGAATCGGTTTTGGGCTGGAAGGAGTTTGAGCTGGAGGTGATGCGGGACCATGCGGACACCGTGGTCATCATCACCAGCATCGAAAACGTGGACCCCATGGGGGTGCACACGGGGGACTCCATCACCGTGGCTCCCGCCCAGACCCTTTCCGATGTGGAGTACCAGAGGATGCGGGACGCCGCCAAGGCGGTGATCCGGGAGATCGGGGTGGACACCGGGGGCTCCAACATCCAGTTCGCCGTGGACCCCAAAACGGGCCGCCAGGTGGTCATCGAGATGAACCCCCGGGTCTCCCGCTCCAGCGCCTTGGCCTCCAAGGCCACGGGCTTTCCCATCGCCAAGATCGCCGCCCTCTTGGCGGTGGGGTACCGCCTGGACGAGCTTCCCAACGACATCACCCGCAAGACCCCAGCCTCCTTTGAACCCACCATTGACTATGTGGTGGTCAAGATCCCCCGCTTTGCCTTTGAGAAGTTCAAGGACCTCCCCAATACCCTGGAAGGCCTCACGGACCAGCTGGGCACCCAGATGAAGTCCGTGGGGGAGGTGATGGCCATCGGCCGCACCTTCAAGGAGGCCCTCATGAAGGCCCTAAGGGGCCTGGAGCGGGACGTGAAGGCCCTAGCCCAGGTGCGCACGGAGGACCTGGAGAAAAAGCTCTACCCCAACCCCGACCGCATCTATGCGGTCATGGAGCTCCTGCGGCGGGGCATGCCCATAGAGGACCTCCACCAGGCCACCCGCATCGACCCCTGGTTTCTCTACCAAATGCAGGAAATCGTGCAGGCCGAGGCATGGCTCCAGGCCCATCCTCCCAGGGACCGGGAGGACTGGCGCTTCTACAAGGGCCTAGGCCTCACCGATGCCCGCATGGGGGAGATTTTGGGCAGAAAGGAAGGGGAGGTGCGCAGCGAGCGCAAGGCCTTGGGGGTGGTCCCCGTCTACAAGACCGTGGATACCTGCGCTGCAGAGTTTGAGGCCTACACCCCCTACCACTACTCCACCTACGAGCTGGAGGACGAGGTCTGGCCCACGCAAAAACCCAAGGTGGTGATCCTGGGCTCGGGGCCCATCCGCATCGGCCAAGGGGTGGAGTTTGACTACGCCACGGTGCATGCGGTCTGGGCCCTGCGGGAGGCGGGGTACGAGACCCTCATGGTGAACTCCAACCCCGAGACGGTCTCCACCGACTACGACACCGCCGACCGCCTCTACTTTGAGCCCCTGACCCTCGAGGATGTCCTCAACCTGGTGGAGCACGAGAAACCCCTGGGGGTCATCGCCACCCTGGGCGGCCAAACCCCCCTGAAGCTGGCCAAGGGCCTGGAGGAGGCCGGGGTACGGCTTCTCGGCACCCCCTTCGCCGCCATCCACAAGGCAGAGGACCGGCAGGAGTTCCACCGCCTTTGCCGAGAGCTTGGCATCCCCCAGCCCGAGGGCCGGGTGGCGGCCACCCCCGAGGAAGCCCTCCGCTTGGCCCAGGAGGTGGGCTTTCCCCTCCTGGCCCGGCCCAGCTACGTGCTGGGAGGCCGGGCCATGCGGGTGCTCCACAGCCAGGAGGAACTCAAGCGCTACCTGGAGGAGGTCTACGAGCCCCTTCAGGACAAGCCCTCCATCCTCCTGGACCGGTACCTGGAAGGCGCCTTGGAGCTGGACGTGGACGCCCTTTGCGACGGGGAGGAGGTGATGATCGCCGGGGTGATGGAGCACGTGGAGCGGGCCGGGGTGCACTCGGGAGACTCCGCCACGGTGCTACCCCCCGTGCACCTCTCCCCTGCCGCCTTGGAAAAGGTGAAGGCCTACACCCGCCGCCTGGCCTTGGCCCTGGGGGTTAAGGGGCTTTTGAACGTCCAGTATGCGGTCCTTGGGGAGGAGGTGTACATCCTCGAGGCCAACCCCCGGGCTAGCCGCACCGTGCCCTTCGTCTCCAAGGCCATCGGCATCCCCTTGGCCAAACTGGCCGCCCTTATCGCCGTGGGCAAGAGCCTCAAGGAGCTAGGGGTGCGGAACCTGGAACCCGTGCCCCCCTACTATGCGGTGAAGGAGGTGGTCATCCCCTGGCTCAAGTTCCCCGGGGTCATCCCGGTCCTGGGGCCCGAGATGCGTTCCACCGGGGAAAGCATGGGCCTGGACGAGGACCCCTACCTGGCCTACTACAAGGCAGAGCTGGGGGCGGGCCAAAGGCTTCCCCTCTTCGGGCGGGTCCGCTTCTTGGAGGAAGGGCTTCCCGAAAAGGAGCAGGCCCGGCTAGAGGAGGTGCGCCGGGCCTACTTGGCTGCCGGCTTCACCCTCTCCCACGAGGATTACGACCTCCTTATCAGCCCTACCCCTCATCCCGAGCTGAGGCGGGCCGTGGAAAAGGGCCTTCCCTTCATCACCACCCTGGAGGGGGCCTGGTGGAGCCTAAAGGCCATCCTGAGGGCCCGGGAAAAGGGCACCAGGGCCAGAAGCCTTCAGGAATGGCACGGCACCCTGCAGAGGGCCTAA
- a CDS encoding rhodanese-like domain-containing protein, producing the protein MRRVKPEELPALLDQGVKVVDVRPADKRHTPLPFAAEWVPLEKIQAGEHHLPRVPLLLVCEKGLISQVAALYLEAEGYEAMSLEGGLQALTVGG; encoded by the coding sequence ATGCGTAGGGTCAAACCCGAGGAGTTGCCGGCCCTTCTGGACCAGGGGGTGAAGGTGGTGGATGTCCGCCCTGCGGACAAGCGCCACACCCCCTTGCCCTTTGCGGCGGAGTGGGTTCCCTTGGAGAAGATCCAAGCAGGGGAACACCACCTGCCCCGGGTTCCCCTCCTCCTGGTGTGCGAGAAGGGGCTTATCAGCCAGGTGGCGGCCCTCTACCTGGAGGCGGAAGGGTATGAGGCCATGAGCCTGGAGGGGGGGCTTCAGGCCTTGACGGTGGGGGGTTAG
- a CDS encoding cyclic-di-AMP receptor: MKLIVAIVQDTDAPGLTKALLERGLQSTKLASTGGFLREGNTTLLIGVEDERVPEVLELIQEKCRTRTRLVTRGFPLSEAPDPFLAQPVEVQVGGAVVFVLPVEGFFKI, translated from the coding sequence ATGAAGCTCATCGTGGCCATCGTGCAGGATACGGATGCCCCGGGCCTCACCAAGGCCCTTTTGGAGCGGGGCCTTCAGTCCACCAAGTTGGCCTCCACCGGCGGCTTCTTACGGGAGGGGAACACCACCTTGCTGATCGGGGTGGAGGACGAAAGGGTCCCAGAAGTCCTAGAGCTAATCCAGGAGAAATGCCGCACCCGCACCCGCCTGGTCACGAGAGGCTTTCCCCTCTCCGAGGCCCCTGACCCCTTCCTGGCCCAGCCCGTGGAGGTTCAGGTGGGCGGGGCGGTGGTCTTCGTCCTGCCGGTGGAAGGGTTTTTCAAGATATGA